Below is a window of Komagataella phaffii GS115 chromosome 1, complete sequence DNA.
TGACAAGCCTGAACCAAAGAGACGTTTCGTCCCATCACAACAGGAACAAGTCAAGATTCTCAAGTTGGTCACTGCTATTAGAGAAGGTCGGATTGTTCATCCTGACAAGgtcaaggaagaaaagattgaagatcCGGTTTATGATCTGTGGCAGGACGCCGAGGACAATACGGTTGATCAGGAGAACAATTGGAGAGCTCCTAAATTAGCGCCTCCTACACATGAGGAGAGTTACAACCCTCCAGAAGAGTATTTGTTCacagaaaaagaaagaaaagaatggGAGGAAACCGACCCAAGTGAACGTAAACTTCAGTTGATCCCTCAAAAGTTCACGGCACTAAGAAAGGTTCCTGGTTATGCAAACAATATTAAGGAGATATTTGAGAGAAGTTTAGATTTATATTTGGCTCCAAGAGTGAAACAAGCCAAGTTGAATGTCGACCCGGATTCTCTAATTCCCGAGCTTCCATCACCAAAAGATCTGCGTCCCTTCCCTATTCGTTGTTCTACTATATACGAGGGTCACAGCGGTCGTATCAGAGCCCTATCCGTTCATCCCTCAGGAATTTGGTTGGCTACTGGTGCTGACGATGGTACTGTGAGAGTTTGGGAGGTTGTATCTGGTAgagaagttttcaagaCTACGATTATTACAGAGAGCCATAAGGGAGAAGATTTTATCGAATGCATAGCATGGAACCCAGCTGAAAACTCAGGAATTTTAGCAATTGCCGCAGGAGAGCACGTTTATTTAATCGTGCCTCctatttttggatttgatattgaaaatgctGCGAAGTCTAAGATTGAGCATGGCTTTGGTTATGCTAAACACGGAAATATTCGCAAGGCTGCCAAGGGTCCATCCAACGCATCTGACGACGAAGACACCACCGAAGCCGTTACTAAACAACACACTTCCTGGTTTAAGCCAACCCCAGAACAAGCTGATCGAGGAATATCCTTGGTTGTCTCTATGAAGAAGGTCTCTGtcatcaagaagatttcatGGCACCGTAAAGGTGACTACTTTGTCACCTCCTCGCCTAATGCTGGAAAAACATCTGTTTTGGTGCACCAGCTTTCAAGACATATTTCGCAGGCCCCATTCAACAAATCAAGAGGAGTCATCATGGACGCTAAGTTCCATCCTTTCAAGCCTCAGCTATTTGTTGTATCACAAAGATATATTAGAATTTATGATCTACAGAAACAGGTCCTAGTGAAGAAATTAGTATCTCAGGCAAGATGGTTGGCTTCTATTGATATACATCCAAGAGGTGACAATGTTATCACTGCCTCTTACGACAAGAGAGTGCTATGGCATGATTTAGATTTATCCTCAGAGCCATACAAGACAATGAGGTATCACCAGAAAGCTGTCAGAGCTGTTGCTTTCCACAAAGGAGGGCTACCATTATTCGGTTCAGCTTCCGACGATGGAACGGTTCATATTTTCCACGGTACCGTTTATGATGATCTGATGTCCAATCCATTGTTAgttcctttgaagaagctaaCTGGTCATCGCGTAATCCAGAGTCTAGGAGTATTGAATATGGAATGGCATCCCAAAGAAGCATGGGTCTTCACATCTGGAGCAGATGCTACTGCCCGTCTTTGGACTACATAGAATGTATAATAACAATagaattttctttcaattaTCATGTACGAACATCAGGCTCCTCTCTACCTACAAACTTCTGGAATTgcaaaaagttcaacacAAAACGGACATCATCGGCTAAAAACTCTGATGCAGATAAAGAGTTCTTAGATTTGTCAGATGTATGTTTCTCCAAGTACAAACGAATTGTGGCACCAGAAGATCCGGTACCAGACAGTCTGACAATAAATCTCAAGCCGGAAGTAAACTTAACAAACAAACCTTGCTTTGATGAGACAGAACCATCCAAGTCGGTGTATGAGAAGTTAGCAGCTTCCTTGACTGTGTAGCCTGGAGCTAGCTCTGAACCAACAAAAGAGGTATCATCAACCTTCTCTTGTAGGAATTCAATCAATTTGTTGGCTGGGATCGACTCGCATCCTTCATAATCGTATCTGGTAAAGAAAGTTCTACCATATGTTTCCCAGAAGTTTTTCTGGACTAATGCAATAGTGGCAcctccttcaatttctggATGCTGAGCATCAAATGCAGCAAGGACATTCAGCCATGCAACAATGGCCCATAAACCGTCTTTTTCCCTGATATGGTCAGAACCAGTTCCGAAACTCTCTTCCCCACAAATGGACAGCTTTTTGGCATCAAAAAGAGCACAGAAAAACTTCCATCCTGTAGGGACTTCATAGACATTGAGGCCCTTTGCTTTGGCAACCAAATCCAAAGCTCCACTTGTTGGCATAGATCTTGCTAAGCCGTGAACtccaagtttcttgaaatatgGAATAGATTCAGCGTGCTCCGCAATGATTGCGACGGAATCACCAGGAGATACAAAAGTAGAGGCACCATAAATCATATTTCTGTCACCATCACCATCAGAGGCAGCACCAAACGCGATGTTTTCCTTGTCTACTCTGTCAACTAAGGTCTTTGCATAGGTAAGGTTTGGATCCGGGTGCAGCCCACCAAAATCAGCCTTGGGAACACAATTTTGAATTGAAGACTCCGGCAGTCCTAattcatcaatgaagatCGACTTTCCATAAGGACCAGTTACACCATTCAATGCATCAAACAGAACCTTAAACCCCTCTGGGGATCTACGTTTGATGAAGGACTTGATCAGTGGgaaatcaaaaatatcCTTTAGCATTTCAACATAAGCCTCTGTTGAATGAATAATATCAACTTCCAATGGTCCACATTTGCTGAGTCCCAGTTTAGAAAGGTCAATGGTGGGTAGATTCTCAATAATCTTGTATTCCGTCAAGGCTAATGATTTGGCAAACATTTTGTCAGTAACAGTTTCTGGTGCCGGACCACCATTACTGAGATTGTATTTGATTCCCAGATCATTAGTTGGTCCACCAGGATTATGAGAAGCGGTCAGGATGATTCCACCTGTAGGTTTGACATCCTTGTACGTCCTGATAATATGGGAAGTAGCCGGAGTGGATAGAATACCATTCTGTCCTACAATGATACGTTTGACACCGTTGGCCAAGCCAATCTTGGCAATCAATTGAACGACTGTATCGTTGTAATATCTTCCATCGCCACCAATTACAAGGACCGAATCCTGCGCACCCTCGGG
It encodes the following:
- a CDS encoding Phosphoglucomutase, which produces MSFSPRIVPTTAFSDQKPGTSGLRKKVTVFQQPNYTENFLQAIFDSIPEGAQDSVLVIGGDGRYYNDTVVQLIAKIGLANGVKRIIVGQNGILSTPATSHIIRTYKDVKPTGGIILTASHNPGGPTNDLGIKYNLSNGGPAPETVTDKMFAKSLALTEYKIIENLPTIDLSKLGLSKCGPLEVDIIHSTEAYVEMLKDIFDFPLIKSFIKRRSPEGFKVLFDALNGVTGPYGKSIFIDELGLPESSIQNCVPKADFGGLHPDPNLTYAKTLVDRVDKENIAFGAASDGDGDRNMIYGASTFVSPGDSVAIIAEHAESIPYFKKLGVHGLARSMPTSGALDLVAKAKGLNVYEVPTGWKFFCALFDAKKLSICGEESFGTGSDHIREKDGLWAIVAWLNVLAAFDAQHPEIEGGATIALVQKNFWETYGRTFFTRYDYEGCESIPANKLIEFLQEKVDDTSFVGSELAPGYTVKEAANFSYTDLDGSVSSKQGLFVKFTSGLRFIVRLSGTGSSGATIRLYLEKHTSDKSKNSLSASEFLADDVRFVLNFLQFQKFVGREEPDVRT